Genomic segment of Streptococcus australis:
TAATCGGTTGACCAACAGATGTTGTCAAAAGGATAATCATAATCGCTAGCAAGGCCCAGTTTTTATCACCCAGCCAAGAAATGTTTTGGCTGATGATATGACTTGACTTAAGGACAAAGTTCAGAATCCCTGATAGGGGATCGTAAATCCATTTCCATACAACCGTTACGGCAACGCTACCTGTAACTACAGGAAGGAAGAATACGAAACGATAGAAGGATCTAGCAATCGCATTTTGATGATAGGTTTGAGATGCTACAAAGAGCGAGAAGAGAACCACAATCGGAACTGATCCAATAACCAGAATAACGGTATTGATCAAAGACTTGGTAAAGACAGGATCTTTAAACATGCGAACGTAGTTGTCTAAGCCCACAAACTCAAAGCTGGTCATGGAGTAGTTAAAGAAGCTTGTAATGAATCCCATAATCATAGGAGCCAAGACGAAGATCACAAAGAAGAACAATACTGGTGCTAAGAAAGCATAGGAAATCACTGTT
This window contains:
- a CDS encoding carbohydrate ABC transporter permease; the protein is MRETVISYAFLAPVLFFFVIFVLAPMIMGFITSFFNYSMTSFEFVGLDNYVRMFKDPVFTKSLINTVILVIGSVPIVVLFSLFVASQTYHQNAIARSFYRFVFFLPVVTGSVAVTVVWKWIYDPLSGILNFVLKSSHIISQNISWLGDKNWALLAIMIILLTTSVGQPIILYIAAMGNIDNSLVEAARVDGATEFQVFWKIKWPSLLPTTLYIAIITTINSFQCFALIQLLTSGGPNYSTSTLMYYLYEKAFQLTEYGYANTIGVFLAVMIAIVSFAQFKILGNDVEY